The DNA window GTCGATGAGGAGGAGTTCTTCAATCGCGAAGTGGAATCCCTTCTTTGGGATCGGGGGCTCCTCACCCTCACCTATCCGGAAGAATTCGGGGGATGGGCTCAGTATAAAACCACGGCCCTTTGCATCGCCGTGGAGGAGATCGCCAAGTATTGCGCCTCCTCCGCGCTCCTCCTCATCATCCAGGCGGTCGGAAGCTTTCCGATCCTTCATGGCGGCTCCCCGGCCTTGAAACAGAAATACCTGCCTCAAATGAGCGAAGGAAGAAAACTGGTGGCCTACCTGGTGACCGAACCCTCTTCGGGTTCGGACGTGGCGGGCATCCAGACGACGGCCAGGAAGGTGGGCGATCGGTATTTCCTCAAGGGATCGAAGTGCTTTTCAACCAACGGGGGCGTGGCCGAGCTCTACTCCGTCCTCGCCCGCACCTCTCCGGAGCGTGGGAAGTGTTCCTTTTTCTTGGTCGAAAGGGGCTCCAAGGGTCTTTCGATCGGGAGGACGGAGCGAAAGCTCGGACAGCGGGGATCCAACACGACCGAGGTCTTCCTCGACGAGGTGGAGGTCCCTGCCGAAAATCTCTTAGGCGAAGAAGGGGAAGGCT is part of the Thermodesulfobacteriota bacterium genome and encodes:
- a CDS encoding acyl-CoA dehydrogenase family protein, with the translated sequence MTTLDPRDLLPTDELRRFRDEVHQLAKEKIAPQASLVDEEEFFNREVESLLWDRGLLTLTYPEEFGGWAQYKTTALCIAVEEIAKYCASSALLLIIQAVGSFPILHGGSPALKQKYLPQMSEGRKLVAYLVTEPSSGSDVAGIQTTARKVGDRYFLKGSKCFSTNGGVAELYSVLARTSPERGKCSFFLVERGSKGLSIGRTERKLGQRGSNTTEVFLDEVEVPAENLLGEEGEGFLIAMKDFDMSRPAIGAQALGIAEGALETLLTSLREKLQGEVSLKELPILQSLIAESAILVEASRGLIYRAALLNDEGLSNTKLASMAKCFAADAAMKITTEMIDAFQMLNGFGSMKASSLDRMFRDAKLTQIFEGTNQIQRLVISRQILKEQLGRSIKV